One window of the Fibrobacter sp. UWB4 genome contains the following:
- a CDS encoding ATP-binding protein encodes MKKKNVINLIRYYAEKNDPAFREEAYEIARDFDASGDFQLSEYIMALMSSANAFVPQMHEDQMTFFRKVAPSHDSLPLPTPIEKDVIGIINAIQRNMGINKFLFQGAPGTGKTESVRQIARILERDLFCVDFDPIIDSKLGQTQKNIAALFDELNHFAHPEKILVLFDEIDAIALDRTNSHDLREMGRATSAILKGFDNLNEQITVIATTNLFKHFDKALSRRFDSIVDFNRYTQEDLQEIAESILNSFLTKFKIAGRNTRLFFKIISKNGSLPNPGELKNIIKTAVAFSDASIECDYLRRLYEKFIGHIPSDLQQLQEQGFTVREIEILSGVSKSQVARALQGDK; translated from the coding sequence ATGAAAAAGAAGAATGTCATCAATCTGATTCGCTATTACGCCGAGAAAAACGACCCCGCATTCCGCGAGGAGGCATACGAAATTGCCCGGGATTTTGACGCTAGCGGCGATTTTCAGCTTTCGGAATACATCATGGCCCTTATGTCCAGCGCGAACGCCTTTGTGCCGCAAATGCACGAAGACCAGATGACCTTTTTCCGCAAGGTCGCCCCTTCGCACGATTCGCTGCCGCTCCCCACGCCCATTGAAAAGGACGTTATCGGAATCATCAACGCCATCCAGCGGAACATGGGAATCAACAAGTTCCTGTTCCAGGGCGCACCCGGAACGGGCAAGACCGAATCCGTACGGCAAATCGCCCGCATTCTGGAGCGCGACCTGTTCTGCGTCGATTTCGACCCCATCATCGACAGCAAGCTCGGCCAGACGCAAAAGAACATCGCCGCACTGTTCGATGAGCTGAACCATTTTGCGCACCCTGAAAAAATTCTCGTCCTGTTCGATGAGATAGACGCCATCGCCCTCGACAGAACCAACTCTCACGACCTTCGCGAAATGGGCCGCGCCACGTCGGCCATTCTCAAGGGCTTCGACAACCTGAATGAACAGATTACCGTCATCGCCACGACGAACCTTTTCAAGCACTTTGACAAGGCGCTCTCCCGCCGTTTCGATTCCATAGTCGATTTCAACAGATACACGCAAGAAGACCTGCAAGAAATCGCAGAATCTATTTTAAACAGTTTCTTGACCAAGTTCAAAATTGCCGGTCGGAACACGAGGCTATTCTTCAAGATTATCAGCAAGAACGGAAGCCTCCCCAATCCAGGTGAACTCAAGAACATCATCAAGACAGCCGTCGCATTCAGCGATGCAAGCATTGAGTGCGATTACCTTAGACGCTTGTACGAAAAATTCATCGGCCACATTCCAAGCGATTTGCAGCAATTACAGGAACAAGGTTTCACCGTCCGCGAAATCGAAATACTTTCTGGCGTTTCAAAGAGCCAAGTAGCCAGAGCTTTACAAGGAGATAAATAA